One Oryctolagus cuniculus chromosome 7, mOryCun1.1, whole genome shotgun sequence genomic window, acctttctctctgtctctctctcactgtccactctgtcaaaaaaaaaaaaaaaatttacttagcCAAGACTTAGCTAAGTTTGACTACAAGGTAAACACAGCTCAGAAACCACTGAAGAACAGTAGCCAGAAAATTTTTGGAGGAAGGTAAGAGTTGTGACAATTGAATGATTTCCCAAGACTGCCAACACTACATTGCTAAGTTGAGGGACTACTTGGCACTTAGTACTCTCAAAGCACATAATACAATATCTGCAATTTCTGGCTTGTATGCTTTCCCTGACTGTTGTTAGGGCAGGAACCATGGCCAGTTTATTGACTATTGTACCCCTAGTGCTTGGCACATCATCAGCCTTCACATATTAAGTGAAAGCAAATACTTTTAGAAGCAAATCATCAAGTCTCTATTATATTTGTGTACTTGTTTGTATAAGATTAatttgcagggctggcactgtggcatagtgggtaaagcagtgccagtatcccatacgggcaccggtttgagtcccggttgctccagttccaatccagctctctgctatggcccgggagtgcagtggaggatggcccaagtccttgggcccctgcacctgcatgggagacctgttagaagctcctggctccggatcagtgcagctccagtcgttgtggctctctggggagtgaaccagtggatgggagacctctctctctgcctccttctaaccatgcctttcaaataaatacatacatcttttttaaaaaaaagattaatttgcaCAAAGATGTCACACGTACACTTATGATCAACTATTATTTGTAACACTGATGACCAAATATAAAGTATGATAAACCTTGAGTATAAGGTCCTTCTAAGACAATCTAGTATAAATGCAATCCACTCATTTGACACCAGCCCTCCTACCTGGACACCTCGAATGATGAACTTATAACTCACAGCAGTCAACTCACCACCTTTGATAgttacccatccatccatcactgTCACTTGCATTCAACAGTCTTCTCCATCAGCCTGGTAGGACTTACTGACTTATGTAAAAGGTACTTTTAAGccttcaatcttttttaaaatatttattcatttgaaagaattacagagagagggatcttccaatgctggttcactccccagctggctaccaatgactggggctgggccaagccaaagccagaagccaggatctcccaggtctcccacacgggtagcagggcctcaggtacttgggcatcttccaccgcttttcctaggccattagcaaggagctggattggaagtggagtagccaggacaagaacctgtgcccagatgggatgctggcactgcaggcagcagcttatcctgctATGCCAGGGCCAGCCCATTCAATTGGTTCTTTATTGCCTTCCAAGCAAAATCTAAAACAGGGCTGTAGGGCCCTAAATTCCTTGTCCCTGCTTACCCATTaaacttctctcccttccctctattattctcccagctccagcttcggCGTTCTCGTTACTATCACTAATACTCCATGTGCTACACCTCACCACAGAGCCTTTGCCCCTAATTGGAttaccctctctctgcctgtgtaacTTCTAGTGATTCTTCATGTTTCATTTTAAACAGCACTTCCTTAAGGAAGCTTCTGCGGTGCTTTCTTAGGTTCCTAAGTCAGATTGTTCTTGGTAGCACTTTTACATGACTAGTCTTTCCAAGGGTTTCACGTCTGTCTTTGCTGGTAGACTCTATTCTCCATAACACAGGAAACTTGTTCACTTACCATTCAGGAGCAAGATCGGTGCTGAGTCAATAGTTGGCTTCTCGCTAATGACTCAGGTATCTTTCCTGAGCCTTTGGCCTTCTAAACCTACCAAATACACGCTGACCGGTACCTACCCGTTACCGTTCTCAAGCCAGTTCTCACCTTCAAATGCAGAATCCGTTCCTCCAGGTGCAGATCAAGGAGGAGAGAGCACGGCAGGCCACTCTTTGGAGCCCTACCTTCACATATTAAGGTACAATTCAGTCAGCAGGCATCACGGTCTACCTCGGGGAGGACAGAGCAACTTTTTCATTTGGAAGTTTCTCTCAGAAAGGAAGCAAGCTGGACCTTTCCATAGGTTACATGTTACTCACAGAAACACTATGCACACTTTCCATCTGTTCTTAACATGGGATATATGGCTGTGAGGTTGATCTGCATGACCCGGCTCTTACTTAACACTTCAAACTTTATCTTCACAAACAATACACTGTtgtaaaatctatttatttaaaaagacgtGACAAAGGGTGAGACAGAacgagctcttccatctactggttcactctcaaatgctggcaacagtgGGGCtaaggccaggacaaagccaggagctccatccaggtatcctacatgggtggcaggaactcaacacaCTTGAGtcttcagctgctgcctcccacggacATCAGGAGaagctggagtagctgggacttgaaccaggcattccaatatggaatgtgggtgtggcaggtggtggcttaacctgctgcacaattCCTGAATCTCTACTTGGTTTTACTATAGAGCAGTATTTCTGGTACCTCAAAGACCACCTAAACTTTTTTGTTCACATTCATTTCCCCCTCTATGATATTCTAGTAAGTAGAGATGGAAAAATAGGCTCCATTTCTTGTGTCTGCCAGCCAGGCCAAACATTGCATCTCTACCTCAAGTTCTTTGTCAAAGAGGATAGGGACAGTCTGTATTTCATGGCATTATGAAAATACAAGATAAATTTTGTTAGTGCTAAAATGTGTAATCACCCTGAACTCTCACACCACTTCCTCCTTGGGCTTACATGTCATTTAGTGTCCCCAGAACTTTTCTGTACGAAGAATCTGGAGATCCTACCGAACCGCAGACCCTGGGGGTGGGTGTAGTGGCAGTTGTTTAGGCACTGCCACCTGGGGCGTCTGTGTCCCTCACTGGAATACTCTtatgcttctgacccagcttcctgctactgcatcatGGAAGgcaaagcagatgatggctcctggttttggcatggcccagccctggctgttgctggcatttgggagatgaatcagcagatgaagatctaactgcctttcacataaatgaaaacatatagaCACTTCTTTGGCCAGTAGATCTGGAGTAGAGCTTGAAGTTCTGCATTAACAAGCTCCTAGGTGACACCCATGCTGCTGATCCATTTCCAATATCCTGAGGCAAGTGTTTTGctagcagttcagatgccacCAGGAATAtctacatcctgtatcagggtgcctaggttcaagtcctagctcagCTCCTAATTTCAGCTGTGAGTGTGCACCCTTTGAGGAAACAGgttgatagttcaagtagttgggtccctgccacctacatgagatcacccagattgagtttctgacttctggctttggcctgacccagccctagctgttgtgggcatttggggagtcaatcagtggacaGGAGACCACTATTTGTCACTGCCTctcaaagtaaatatttataataaatatttacaaaaccaAAACAAGGCTCTAAATTACCCAACCCCTCTGTTTATCTTATGTTAAAGTTCCACAATGGCTTTAGCAAATTAATTTGGTAACTATCTCCCAAAGCGTCTAGACCTGTTAAGTCTGTAAGTATGTGTGTACTTAAACATCTGGTGAATGATCATGCCCTTGACAGTGCAACCCAGAAGCAAGTGATCTGGGATTGAGGGAGGATAGACTAGGGATGGAATATCCCTAGGATGGGTAACATAAAGCTTTCTTCTCCGTTGTTTTCCACCCTCTCTAAGTACTCATGAAAATGAGGGAAATCACTGAAGCAAGAGAATTCTGTGGAAAATGCCAAGGCTACAAAAATAACCCTTGATAAGCATGATTTGGTTAgtgggccggcatcccacatggtttgagtcctggctgctccagttccaatgcagctctctgctacggcctgggaaacagcagaagatggcccaagtgcttggaagaagcttctggctcccaactttggatgggtccagctctggctgttgtggccatttgggtaagtgaaccagcagatggtagacccctctctctctctgcctttcaaataataataattttttttttaaagatttgcctAGTAAGAGAAGAAAAACTACAGGGATAAAACATGAATGCACACTACAAGAAAATACTAGTGCAATTTCAGTTTACATGTGGCATGAAAACTCAGTATGAGTAAACAAGAAATGGGTGAAAAATTGTAATTTATTGAAACTCAACTCAAAAAATATAAGATGCTGTAGTGTACAATATATTACACAAAGCACCCTCAGGCGCACATTCAAGTCAAGTAAGAACTCCATATCCCTTTCCCTAGCCCTCCCACCCTGGGACCTTAGTATTTGTTCCATATACAATCATGCACATGTAATTTGAAAAAGGAAGCCCCAGTATATTTTGATGTATTAATTAGCACCAAACAAGAGTacagttccatttctttttttaataaacaaacaaacaaaaaacccaatcaATAAACCAACTGGAGAGCTAATGGACTCAGCCAATACTGCTGACATAGATATTATACATTCATGTAAATACACAGCCTATTCTACCCTAAACAACAGTGGGGCTGGTTCTCAGCCTTTGTTCAAGTTGGCAATTGTCCCATGTTGCAATGTTAGAGCCAGTctgtttctaaaacaaaattgTTATTTAGGAACTTCCTACACAAAGCTCATCTGTTTTTTTTGctggaaataaatctaaaattggTGTGGAAAACTTAGATCTTTCAAGGACAACCACTGGCCGAAGATAATGAAGCTGTTTTAAGGCAAGCTCTCCACAGTCTGTTAATGCTTTGTCCAAAACGACCCTCAGGTTCTCCAAGGAAGGAACTGTTGTGGTTTCAGCTACTATTAAAGGTGGGATTGCAGTCAGGTTCTCATGAATTGTAGAGTCACTGGAAGAATGAGGTATGTTAACATCAGGGTCATTGTCATTCACCAAATTATTTGCCATAACACTCCCTGTTAAGTCATTGCTGGGCTGTGAAGAATTACTTAATGTTAAGTGCTCTGAAGGCTCCCAATCATCAAAATCATCTtctttctcttcactttcctgaataaatttcagaaatgaagattCAAATCCCATAGGCTTGTAAGTCTTCAAATCAAATGACCTGGGCTGTGAATGCTTCCTAAAATTCTCTTTTGGGACATGGGTTGCATTTTTTACAGTGTTTTCTTGCCCTGAACTATGCTGCCCAGTTTCTGAGTCTTTGATTCTTGGTAAAGGCAGGTGGAAACTTGCAAAGTAAGTCCCACTTTCAGTCCCACTGGGATTAGGTATGGAATTTTCTATTTTACAAGAAGGAGGCTGAACTATATTACATTGTTCCAAAGAAGTGGTTTCTGAACTATGGTTACATTTCAAAGTCCCCCTGTAGTGCAGAGTCTCTGCATCAAATACTGGTTTGCTTTCTGTACACCCTTTCTGACCGCCATCCTTTTCAGCTGGGTGAGAGGAGGAATCAGTGTTCTGGAAGGGTGTACTATTTTCACCTGGAGAgtggctgtgctgtgtgtgctctgGTTCACAGCTTCTGCTGTCTTCTTTCTTTATACAGGGCTCTGCTTCAGATGGGGGCTCCTCTTTAATTTTGGTACCATACTTAACACAGACAActaggttttccatctgttgctcTAAATAGGCACTACTCATCTGATGGGTACGTTTGTAATGCCTCACTATGCTGCTCTCCAACTTCACCACAGATAAGCATCCCTGAACCATGCAAGGATACTGCGTGTGTTCAGACTGCTCTACACACATGTGCAGGGCTTCAGCTCTGGTCTTAAAGCTAATTggagctttcttttctttgattaaGCTACACTTCTTAGCCTTGGCATTAAAAGATCTCCTGGTAGTCTGATGTTCATGCCCCTGAGTGTGAGCTGTTGGACACACTTTTTCACTCCTTAGCAGCCTTTCATTTGCTACTTTCTGACTTCTAAACAGATCATCGTAATAGTCCTTATGTCGGTAATACACATGTTGTGAATAATTGCCATGATGGGTAAAAATCTGGCCACAGCCATTAAGATCACAATGAATTTCATAATCTGAATGTATTTCCCCTTCAATATTATGCTGCTCCATCAAGTGGTGTTTCAGTTTGCTGAATGTATAGAAAACAGCAGGGCACTGGGGCTGGTTACAGGAAAACCTTGCAGCAGACTCAGCTTCAGAAAGTACTTTTGGCTCTGCAATATGATCGAGGTTATGAGAGTCACTACAGTGCTTAGCAAGAGCTTTGGAACACAGGAAGCGTTTGTTACATTCCTTATATTTGCAAGCAaatatctttttacattttacaagTTCCCTTTTGGTTCTTGCTTTGTCTTTCTCTAAACATAACTGTTCTTTGTTATACTGATGTACAGTTCTGTAATGGCGAATCAAGCCTTTCAGATTGGTGAATGAGGAGTTGCAAGTTTTATGGATACAATGGAATGGTTTGTggtatttattcaaaatatagcATAGATTTCCTTTAGCAACAGTTCGCCTGCtacctctcccttctcttccttcttgttCTTCTCTGTGGCTGCCTATTGGTGATGAAATATCAgatgttttgctttctgtttcttcaCAAGATGACTCCAAATCTGTTTCTGAACTGCATTCATCCTTTTTAGAATGACAGTGTGGCTTCTCAGAATTACTGTTGGGATCACCTCCAAGTTCTGCAGAACAATCACCTTTCAACCTGTCTACTGAGCATGGGCCTTCATGATCACACTTCTCATTATCTAACAGTTTGTGAGTCGCTCTGTCACTGCCAatctgatgtttatttttataatgaattctAAGGTGTGTTTTCCTTGTAAATGACCTTTGGCAAATATGACACTGAAATGGGGAATACCGATGTTGGAACATGGTTAATTGAAGgactttttcttttgaataattatgttttttaagATAATGCATTAACAAAGCCTCTCGGGTCACAAATTCATATTTGCATCCTTGAAGCTCACAGAAAAAAGGCTTAGCTGCCAGCTGTGCAAGGTATTGACTTGGCACATTTTCATCTTGATTCTGAAAATTAAGGTCTGAGATAGTAGATGAAACCGACTGAAGAGACTTAGCACCACTGGATGGATACCCCTGCAATGACCCTGAGAAAGATCCATGTGTAATCGAGTTTTTCAAACTTAAATGTTTCAAGCGTAACAGAAGCTCTAACATGGTATCCTCTGTACATGGTCTTTTAGGTGCACAAATGGAGGGCTGTGAGGCATAACCTTGATGTTCTCGCTTACATTTAGTATGAATATTGTGATCCAGACCTTCATCTGGGGAGTCACTGTTTGTATCTGAGCTGGGTTTTGGTTCTGCTTCAAACTTTTCAGTTGTTTGGTTGTGTTCATTACccaaagagggaaagagatcttttgTCTTTATCTTTTTGGGTTTGAAATGGTATGGATGGACCTTCCGGAGATGCTTTTGCATCCCTCTTGCATTTTTGTATGTGGAACCACATCCATCAAAACCACAGGTAAACTTAGTCCCATCAAAGCAAACTGCCACAGTggagcatttttcttttaaattggaGGGCACAAAGACTTTCTCATGAGATAATAATATATCCTGCATGGTTTCGGAGTGATCCAGTGTGTCAATTAGCTCTTCATTCATCGAAGCTGAAGAGCTGTGACTTAGCTGATCACTAGAATTACTGTCACTGTTTTCTTTCAGGTTGTCTGCAGTTTCTGTATCTGTTTGAGAATTAGCTGATCCTCCACAGAAAAGAAGATCCTCAGATAAATGTGGTTTATCAGTTTGGTCAAGTACATGGGGCTGACTAACAGAATCTTGCTTTTCACCTGCTGCAGGCTCAAGTTTCACTGATTTCTTTATGTCTCCATTTGAACTTTCAACATTATGCATTGAGAGGTGATTCTGGTATTCAATTTTGGAATAATAGAACTTTTTACAACCAAGAAAGTTGCATGTATAAGATGCATCCCTAAAGTGTTGTGCTTCATGGTGGTAAAGCTGTCCCAAGTCACTGAAAACAACATTACAGCCATTTAATTCACATTTATAACGCAGATCATCATGTTTTTGTTTATGATTGAGTAGTTCATTCACTGATCCAAAACGAGCATAGCAATctatagatacacacatataggGCTGAGGCCCACAATGCACTTGCTCATGCTCTCGCAGGTGAAAAGCAGACATGAAATGTCGTCGACAATAAGTAcacttctctcttctgtttttcatAGCAAGGTAGTGCTTGGCATTTTCATCGTTATTTTGGTGTTCAGCTTTAAGATGCACACTTAAGTATTTAAACTGCTTAAACACACGGGAACAGTCTGTACCAGGACATGGGTATAAATCTCTGTCCTGCAGGTGGCAATCTTCTAATTTGCTGAATGTAACGTATTCATGAGACTCTCCTTTGGTTTCTTCGTTCAGTGACTGATTTTGCTCCAGGGTTGCAGAGGGGCTCTTGGGACAAACACCCTTTTGAGAGCTTTTCAACAGTAATTTCTTTCTAGAGCGGTCCCTTCTGCTTGGTGGCATTTTAACATGCTCCATCACATGAGgaacaaatatttctttcctcttgaATTTTTTAATACAAACTGGACAGGTATAAACTCCATCTTCCATATGCATCTTAGAATGATGAAGAATCCTGGCCTCTATACATTCCCGCTTacacaacaaacagaaaaacttaTACTGAAGCCACCTCTGGTATCTTTCAGAAGAACCAATGGgctttttgtctcttttctccTTATGCTGATCTGTCAAATCTCTTCTTCTATATTGTTTATCTTCTTTACTTTCATCATAGTCACTGAGAAAGGACTCTAAAACATCTGTGTCATTAATAGACATTTCATAGCCACTTAAATCATCATCAGAATCTGAGGCTTCTTGTCCTAGGAGTTGGTGACAGTGTCGTTTTAAAGTTTTCCAGTCCCAAAATTCAGGATCAAAAGGCCAATGGGCTTTTAAAGCTAGTAAGAGCTCACATCGGAGAGAATTTGGAACTGGGGCATTTTCTTCATCAAATTTCTGATCTGGTTGCAAATACAATTCTTCCAACATATTAAATCCATCCAAACTGGGTTCAATTAAGAATTCTGTAAGCTGACAGGCTCGTCTGACTTCCAAATCTTCTGGTAAAAGACAGGAAATTGTTTTACAAACTGATGCCTTCATTTCCTCATCCTCACTTGATCTGAGTTGAAGAGCTCTGACACACAGTAAAATTGACACTCCAAGACCAGCATCTTGTGCCTATAGGATAAAGAGCAAAGAAATATTATCTTTTTCTCATATAGAAAGATTTAAACATTTATACATGACAAATGCATAAACAATAAATGCACATGAATTAAAAGGAATTCAGGATAAATAAGATCActgaaagatttaaaaacaaaacaaaacacaccccCAATGGGAGtcagctctgtggcttagcaggagAAGCTATCATAAAATCTCTCTACAGCAGTACTGTCTGAGGAAGTAGAAAACCATGAAGACTTGGTCAAATGGACAAAAGATTAGTGCATACAAAATAACTTATCTCAGAAATTGAATGGAATGTGAAAAATGGATCATATGGCAGTGTCTGCACTCTATCTTCATTATAGTGAAGTTCTCTGTTGTGCTCTTCCTTACAAATGATAATCTTATACCACATTATGTTATTAAATCAAGAGAATCATGGTTTAGACTCTGCTGTGAAGCAGGTGTAGGATCCTTACAAGTCACATACCTGTATGTGAAGAAAGGACTAAACCAGACAAGGTAATGTTTTCCAAAACAGTAATACCAAAATATGCTCCATCAAAAAAGGGCTCCTTGGAAAACTAAAATGGATTCaaaataatttcctttgcttATACCTCTCACCTCAAAATATAATCACATCTATATTCAGCCTCTCATACTAATTTTAAAGTCTTGATAAAAACCATGGattcggctggcgccgtggctcaacaggctaatcctctgcctgcagcgccggcaccccaggttctggtcccggttgctcctcttacagtccagctctctgctgtggcctgggagtgcagtggaggatggcccaggtccttgggccctgcacctgcatgggagaccaggaagaatcacctggctcctggcttcggataggcacaacacgccggccgcaatgcgccggccatagcggccgcttgggggctgaaccaacggaaaaaggaagacctttctccctgtctctctcactcactgtctaactctgcctgtccaaaaaaaaaaaaaaggttctattCCTCAgacatcaaacaaacaaacaaaacccatggATTCTGACAAGTCAGCCCTTCTACTTATGACTTTCTTGTCACTAAGTCAAAGTTTTAATAACTCTAAGCACCTTTTACTGAAGAGCTGGTTTAAGTTCTTCATTTGCAGAAAACTGAAGCCCAGAAAATAAAGAGGTACAATTATAAAGAATTCTCCATTATGCACTGTTACCTTCTGCAAGTAACCAAGTAGTACCCATATAGTATCTTCAGCATCATTAACTTTTTCCACCAAAAAGGCTATGTGTCTAGTTGCTACTTAGCTCCCAATATCTTTTCCccactttgggggaaaaaaaatggatttttaactGGTTATAAGGTCACCTGCAATAATGGCCATAACTCCTAGCCTCTCCTGTAGCTAGAAATAGCcacatgtatttatgtatgtgtctTGGGGACAGTATGTGTCACAGTATGATCTGCTATCCCCCTATCTTTTCCTTCTTGTTATCTGGAATTGAAAAATTACAGCTGGGATTGAAATACGTCTTAGAACATATGTGAAAGCTATTAATGGGAGAGAAAAGGAACTTGGGTAAGTGGAGTCACTGAAGCAATCTTGCTTGTCTACCTAGATTACAATACCATATGAAAGAGAGAGTAACATCTACTTACTTTAGGTTACAACTATTACAAGATACCCATCATTCACATCAGAGCCAGATTCTAGCTGACATAGGCTAGATCACCTTTCTCAATTTGAAGGGGGTTCGACACCCACTACCCTTTTACCTACCAGTCTGTTACTGTTCTACTCTTCAATTCTTACTCATTATTAAGTAAGGATTACAACAGAAAATACTCTAGACTTgaattcaagaaaaatatttctagttCTACAAATGGACAGCAAATTCTGTAATCTGTTTCAGAAACCTACTTCCCCTACTCCTCTagctgctttcttattttttgtggTTCCTTATGATAAGCACAATTCTAAAATGATCTCCGGCAACTCTCACATCTTTgcataatttccttttcttgagtgtggataaaatttgtaaatataaCACCCTTGTGATTATGTTAGGGACTCTGTGGACGTAACAAAGTCCAAAATCAGCTGACTTAAAGACAGACagatggggcaggtatttggtctaGTGGCTAAGCTGTTGGTTGGGATGctacattccatatgggagtaccttggtttgaatcctggctctgctcataattccagcttccagctgatgtgtaccttgggaggcagcaggtgatggctcaaatggttgggtccctatTATGCaaatgggagccctggattgaattctcaacTGCTGGCtaagcctgatccagccctagatgttgtaaGTATTTAAgcagtgaactagcaaatgggagtttctttctctctgcctttcaaataatttaaaatattaaaagagtgagagagaaagtgcaTGTATCTTCTTAGAAGTGGATTTTCCAAAGTCTTTGATAACACCTTAGTCTGGgcaacaccttgatttcagcctTGAGATACTGTGATCTACAAAACTGAGCTAATGAAGGTAGCTGCTCTTTTAAGTGCTAAGTttaatttgttacacagcaacagaaagaggtataaagaaaattttctaaagaaaaaatttatttatttaaaaggtagagttacagagagaaggagagtcagagagatcttccatcttccatctgcaggttcacaccacaaatggctgcaacagccagggttgggctggcccaaagccaggagcctggggttcCATTCAAGTCActtgtgtatacatacatacatacatatacaatatcaatcaggggcccaagtacttgggtcatcttccctgctttctcaggcacattagcaaggagctggataggaagcagagcagctacaACTTGAACCAGCGTTTGTAGCGGATGTCAGGAcagcagcatcacaggcagtggcttaatctgctgcaccacaacatggccccaaaagaaaatctgttatttttattattttttaaagacatttatttgaaaggcagggttacagagagaaggagagacacagagatcttctatctgctggttcactccaaaaatggctgcaacaaccagggctgggccaggagtcaggagcgtcCCCCAATCTTCCGTGTGCattcagggacccagggacttcgggccatcttcctctgcttttcccaggcaaataagcagggagctggatcagaagtaaacagctgtgacttgaactggcacccatgtgggatgccaccactgc contains:
- the RLF gene encoding zinc finger protein Rlf isoform X1 — encoded protein: MADGKGDAAAAAGAGAEAPAVAGAGAGAETESMARGHRPTSPAPGAPGLRPCLWQLETELREQEVSEGSSLNYCRSFCQTLLQYASNKNASEHIVYLLEVYRLAIQSFASARPYLTTECEDVLLVLGRLVLSCFELLLSVPETELPCEVWVPFLQSLQESHDALLEFGNNNLQILVHVTKEGVWKNPVLLKILSQQPVETEEVNKLIAQEGPSFLQMRIKHLLKSNCIPQATALSKLCAESKEISNVSSFQQAYITCLCSMLPNEDAIKEIAKVDCKEVLDIICNLESEGQDNTAFVLCTTYLTQQLQTASVYCSWELTLFWSKLQRRIDPSLDTFLERCRQFGVIAKTQQHLFCLIRVIQTEAQDAGLGVSILLCVRALQLRSSEDEEMKASVCKTISCLLPEDLEVRRACQLTEFLIEPSLDGFNMLEELYLQPDQKFDEENAPVPNSLRCELLLALKAHWPFDPEFWDWKTLKRHCHQLLGQEASDSDDDLSGYEMSINDTDVLESFLSDYDESKEDKQYRRRDLTDQHKEKRDKKPIGSSERYQRWLQYKFFCLLCKRECIEARILHHSKMHMEDGVYTCPVCIKKFKRKEIFVPHVMEHVKMPPSRRDRSRKKLLLKSSQKGVCPKSPSATLEQNQSLNEETKGESHEYVTFSKLEDCHLQDRDLYPCPGTDCSRVFKQFKYLSVHLKAEHQNNDENAKHYLAMKNRREKCTYCRRHFMSAFHLREHEQVHCGPQPYMCVSIDCYARFGSVNELLNHKQKHDDLRYKCELNGCNVVFSDLGQLYHHEAQHFRDASYTCNFLGCKKFYYSKIEYQNHLSMHNVESSNGDIKKSVKLEPAAGEKQDSVSQPHVLDQTDKPHLSEDLLFCGGSANSQTDTETADNLKENSDSNSSDQLSHSSSASMNEELIDTLDHSETMQDILLSHEKVFVPSNLKEKCSTVAVCFDGTKFTCGFDGCGSTYKNARGMQKHLRKVHPYHFKPKKIKTKDLFPSLGNEHNQTTEKFEAEPKPSSDTNSDSPDEGLDHNIHTKCKREHQGYASQPSICAPKRPCTEDTMLELLLRLKHLSLKNSITHGSFSGSLQGYPSSGAKSLQSVSSTISDLNFQNQDENVPSQYLAQLAAKPFFCELQGCKYEFVTREALLMHYLKKHNYSKEKVLQLTMFQHRYSPFQCHICQRSFTRKTHLRIHYKNKHQIGSDRATHKLLDNEKCDHEGPCSVDRLKGDCSAELGGDPNSNSEKPHCHSKKDECSSETDLESSCEETESKTSDISSPIGSHREEQEGREGRGSRRTVAKGNLCYILNKYHKPFHCIHKTCNSSFTNLKGLIRHYRTVHQYNKEQLCLEKDKARTKRELVKCKKIFACKYKECNKRFLCSKALAKHCSDSHNLDHIAEPKVLSEAESAARFSCNQPQCPAVFYTFSKLKHHLMEQHNIEGEIHSDYEIHCDLNGCGQIFTHHGNYSQHVYYRHKDYYDDLFRSQKVANERLLRSEKVCPTAHTQGHEHQTTRRSFNAKAKKCSLIKEKKAPISFKTRAEALHMCVEQSEHTQYPCMVQGCLSVVKLESSIVRHYKRTHQMSSAYLEQQMENLVVCVKYGTKIKEEPPSEAEPCIKKEDSRSCEPEHTQHSHSPGENSTPFQNTDSSSHPAEKDGGQKGCTESKPVFDAETLHYRGTLKCNHSSETTSLEQCNIVQPPSCKIENSIPNPSGTESGTYFASFHLPLPRIKDSETGQHSSGQENTVKNATHVPKENFRKHSQPRSFDLKTYKPMGFESSFLKFIQESEEKEDDFDDWEPSEHLTLSNSSQPSNDLTGSVMANNLVNDNDPDVNIPHSSSDSTIHENLTAIPPLIVAETTTVPSLENLRVVLDKALTDCGELALKQLHYLRPVVVLERSKFSTPILDLFPAKKTDELCVGSS